A genomic stretch from Xenopus laevis strain J_2021 chromosome 6S, Xenopus_laevis_v10.1, whole genome shotgun sequence includes:
- the crem.S gene encoding cAMP-responsive element modulator isoform X1, with protein sequence MWAATGDMPAYQIRSPASSLPQAVVVTPSTNNLDNPPMMAEETTRKRELRLFKNREAARECRKKKKEYVKCLENRVAVLENQNKTLIEELKALKDLYCRETD encoded by the exons ATGTGGG CAGCCACAGGAGACATGCCTGCATATCAGATCCGCTCCCCAGCTTCTTCATTACCCCAAGCAGTTGTGGTGACTCCAAGTACAAACAACCTGGATAATCCTccgatgatggcagaagaaactACCCGGAAAAGGGAGTTACGGCTATTTAAAAACCG GGAAGCTGCCCGTGAGTGCcgtaaaaagaaaaaggaatatgtGAAATGCCTTGAAAATCGCGTTGCCGTACTGGAAAACCAAAACAAGACTCTGATCGAGGAACTGAAGGCCCTCAAAGATCTCTACTGTCGAGAAACAGATTGA
- the crem.S gene encoding cAMP-responsive element modulator isoform X2 encodes MWATGDMPAYQIRSPASSLPQAVVVTPSTNNLDNPPMMAEETTRKRELRLFKNREAARECRKKKKEYVKCLENRVAVLENQNKTLIEELKALKDLYCRETD; translated from the exons ATGTGGG CCACAGGAGACATGCCTGCATATCAGATCCGCTCCCCAGCTTCTTCATTACCCCAAGCAGTTGTGGTGACTCCAAGTACAAACAACCTGGATAATCCTccgatgatggcagaagaaactACCCGGAAAAGGGAGTTACGGCTATTTAAAAACCG GGAAGCTGCCCGTGAGTGCcgtaaaaagaaaaaggaatatgtGAAATGCCTTGAAAATCGCGTTGCCGTACTGGAAAACCAAAACAAGACTCTGATCGAGGAACTGAAGGCCCTCAAAGATCTCTACTGTCGAGAAACAGATTGA